A genomic region of Limnohabitans curvus contains the following coding sequences:
- the groL gene encoding chaperonin GroEL (60 kDa chaperone family; promotes refolding of misfolded polypeptides especially under stressful conditions; forms two stacked rings of heptamers to form a barrel-shaped 14mer; ends can be capped by GroES; misfolded proteins enter the barrel where they are refolded when GroES binds) — translation MAAKDVIFGGEARARMVEGVNILANAVKVTLGPKGRNVVLERSFGAPTVTKDGVSVAKEIELKDKLQNMGAQMVKEVASKTSDNAGDGTTTATVLAQAIVREGMKYVAAGMNPMDLKRGIDKAVAALIEELKKATKATTTTKEIAQVGSISANSDHSIGDIIAKAMDKVGKEGVITVEDGKSLDNELDIVEGMQFDRGYLSPYFINNPEKQAALLDNPFVLLFDKKISNIRDLLPTLEAVAKAGRPLLIIAEEVEGEALATLVVNTIRGILKVVAVKAPGFGDRRKAMLEDIAILTGGKVIAEEVGLTLEKVTLADLGQAKRIEVGKENTIIIDGAGAAADIEARVKQVRVQIEEATSDYDREKLQERVAKLAGGVAVIKVGAATEVEMKEKKARVEDALHATRAAVEEGIVAGGGVALLRARQTAGTIKGDNADQDAGIKLVLKAIEAPLREIVYNAGGEPSVVVNAVLAGKGNYGFNAANDTYGDMIEMGILDPTKVTRTALQNAASVASLMLTTECMISEAPKEESGAGGMPDMGGMGGMGGMGM, via the coding sequence ATGGCAGCAAAAGACGTAATTTTCGGCGGCGAAGCCCGCGCACGCATGGTTGAAGGCGTGAACATTTTGGCCAACGCGGTCAAAGTGACTTTGGGCCCTAAAGGCCGCAACGTGGTGTTGGAGCGCTCGTTCGGCGCCCCTACCGTGACCAAAGACGGCGTGTCTGTGGCCAAGGAAATCGAACTCAAAGACAAGCTGCAAAACATGGGCGCGCAGATGGTCAAGGAAGTCGCTTCCAAGACGTCTGACAACGCTGGCGACGGCACCACAACTGCTACCGTGTTGGCTCAAGCCATCGTGCGCGAAGGCATGAAGTACGTGGCCGCAGGCATGAACCCCATGGACCTGAAGCGCGGCATCGACAAGGCTGTTGCAGCTTTGATCGAAGAGTTGAAGAAAGCCACCAAGGCCACCACAACGACCAAAGAAATCGCCCAAGTCGGCTCGATCTCTGCCAACAGCGACCACAGCATCGGCGACATCATCGCTAAAGCCATGGACAAAGTGGGCAAAGAAGGCGTGATCACTGTCGAAGACGGCAAGTCTTTGGACAACGAACTCGACATCGTTGAAGGCATGCAATTCGACCGCGGCTACCTGTCGCCTTACTTCATCAACAACCCCGAAAAGCAAGCCGCTTTGCTGGACAACCCCTTCGTGTTGTTGTTCGACAAAAAGATCAGCAACATCCGCGATCTGCTGCCCACACTGGAAGCCGTTGCCAAAGCTGGCCGTCCTTTGCTGATCATTGCCGAAGAAGTCGAAGGCGAAGCCTTGGCCACTTTGGTGGTGAACACCATCCGTGGCATCTTGAAGGTGGTGGCCGTGAAAGCCCCTGGCTTTGGTGACCGTCGCAAAGCCATGTTGGAAGACATCGCCATCTTGACCGGCGGCAAAGTGATCGCTGAAGAAGTTGGCCTGACCCTCGAAAAAGTGACTTTGGCTGACCTCGGCCAAGCCAAGCGCATCGAAGTGGGCAAAGAAAACACCATCATCATCGACGGCGCTGGTGCAGCTGCTGACATCGAAGCCCGCGTCAAACAAGTGCGCGTGCAAATCGAAGAAGCCACGTCTGACTACGACCGCGAGAAGCTGCAAGAGCGCGTGGCCAAGTTGGCTGGCGGTGTGGCCGTGATCAAGGTTGGCGCTGCCACCGAAGTCGAAATGAAAGAAAAGAAAGCCCGCGTTGAAGACGCCCTGCACGCGACACGCGCTGCTGTGGAAGAAGGCATCGTGGCTGGTGGCGGCGTGGCATTGCTGCGTGCACGTCAAACCGCTGGCACCATCAAAGGTGACAACGCTGACCAAGACGCCGGTATCAAACTGGTGTTGAAAGCCATCGAAGCCCCATTGCGCGAAATCGTTTACAACGCTGGTGGCGAGCCATCGGTGGTGGTGAACGCTGTGTTGGCTGGCAAAGGCAACTACGGCTTCAACGCAGCCAACGACACCTACGGCGACATGATCGAAATGGGCATCTTGGACCCCACCAAAGTGACACGCACTGCCTTGCAAAACGCAGCGTCTGTGGCCTCTTTGATGTTGACCACCGAGTGCATGATTTCGGAAGCACCGAAAGAAGAGTCCGGCGCTGGCGGCATGCCTGACATGGGCGGCATGGGTGGTATGGGCGGCATGGGCATGTAA
- the groES gene encoding co-chaperone GroES codes for MKLRPLGDRVIVKRIESETKTASGIVIPDSAAEKPDQGEVLAVGPGKTNDKGETKALTVKVGDRVLFGKYSGQTVKVAGDELLVMKEEDLFAVVE; via the coding sequence ATGAAACTTCGTCCTCTCGGCGACCGCGTGATCGTTAAACGTATCGAAAGCGAAACAAAAACCGCCTCTGGCATCGTGATTCCTGATTCAGCTGCTGAAAAGCCTGATCAAGGTGAAGTTTTGGCCGTTGGCCCAGGCAAAACCAACGACAAAGGCGAGACCAAAGCGTTGACCGTGAAAGTCGGCGACCGCGTGTTGTTCGGCAAATACAGCGGCCAAACCGTCAAAGTGGCTGGTGACGAACTGTTGGTCATGAAAGAAGAAGACCTGTTCGCTGTCGTCGAATAA
- a CDS encoding DUF2145 domain-containing protein: MKFTRITLSICCALLLSVSAMAQGFSVSSSAPSQVAHFNPEQIRAFAQKVERTLADTGARVAIIARMGRLASELPEGMHFTHVAFAVRGEKSVGYVIQNLYQLDDHPDVSALVQDVPVEFFKGVVTLESGLIIPSPVLQDKLLKVIASPTYQQLHQRDYSVIANPYTLGRQNCTEFVLDVLNAAIYQTSDIQAIKAYEKAHFVAQPVHVNPFKLMLGAMLDAEVSLSDHRGLPVTATFERLADYLQTHDTGAAVKKVYSD, translated from the coding sequence ATGAAATTCACACGCATCACCCTTTCGATTTGCTGCGCATTGCTGTTGTCTGTGTCTGCCATGGCACAAGGGTTCAGCGTCAGCAGTTCAGCGCCGTCCCAGGTCGCGCACTTCAACCCAGAGCAAATTCGCGCGTTTGCGCAAAAGGTTGAGCGCACGCTGGCTGACACGGGGGCGCGCGTCGCCATCATTGCCAGAATGGGGCGACTGGCTTCTGAGCTGCCAGAAGGCATGCACTTCACGCATGTGGCGTTTGCCGTCCGTGGTGAGAAGTCGGTGGGCTATGTCATCCAAAACTTGTACCAGCTCGACGACCACCCCGATGTGAGTGCCCTCGTGCAAGATGTACCTGTTGAGTTTTTCAAAGGCGTGGTCACGCTGGAGTCTGGCTTGATCATTCCTTCGCCCGTGTTGCAAGACAAATTACTCAAGGTGATTGCCTCGCCGACTTACCAGCAGTTGCATCAGCGCGACTATTCGGTCATTGCCAACCCCTACACCCTGGGGCGACAAAACTGCACGGAGTTTGTGTTGGATGTGCTGAATGCGGCGATCTACCAAACCAGTGACATTCAGGCGATCAAAGCGTACGAAAAAGCCCATTTCGTCGCGCAGCCTGTGCATGTGAACCCATTCAAGCTCATGCTGGGGGCCATGTTGGATGCGGAGGTGTCGCTGTCGGACCACCGCGGTCTGCCCGTGACCGCTACTTTCGAGCGCCTTGCCGACTACCTACAAACGCACGACACGGGCGCTGCGGTCAAAAAGGTCTATTCGGACTGA